GGCTGCGGCAGCGCAAGCTTGTACTTCAGCGTTTCGTTGCCACGCAGACGCGAACCGACCACCACCAGTGCGTCGCACGTCTTGTAGAAGCTTTCGACGGCCGGATGCACGTTGAACGCGCCGAGCGTCGCCGGATGATCTTCCGGCAGCACGCCGCGACCCTGCACGCTGGTCACGACGCCAAAGCCGAGCGCCACCAGACGTTCGACCGCGGAACGCGCATGGCGCGTGCCGCCGCCCAGCCACAGCAGCGGACGCTTCGCATTCGTCAGCGCCTGCGCGAGTTTTTCGACGCGTGCGTCGTCGTGCGTCAGCGTCGTGACGTGCGGCGCCGTCATGTCTTCCGGCCAGTCGGCGAGAGCCGCCTGGATGTCGATCGGGATTTCCACGCTAACCGGGCCACTCGGTGCCGTATGCGCGACGCGCACGGCTTCGCGGATCGTCGGCAGGGCGGTTTCCACCGAGCGCACGCGGAACGCGGCCTTCGAGATCGACTGAAGCATCGACAGCTGATCCGGCGCTTCGTGGATGTATGCGAGGTCCTGATCAAGGTATTCGGTTTCGATCTGGCCGGTGATGTGCAGCATCGCGGTGCCGGCGGTCAGTGCCTCGACCAGCGCGCCTGCCGCGTTGCCTGCGGCCGTGCCGGTGCTCGTAAACGCCACGCCGAGACTGCCCGACACCCGCGCGAGGCCGTCAGCCATGTTGACCGCGCCGGCTTCGCCGCGCGCGCCGACATAGCGGATGTTGCCGCGTCGCCCGATCGCGTCGAGGATCGGCATGTTGTGGATCGAGATCACGCCGAACGCCGTACGCACGCCGCATTGTTCGAGAAAGGCGGCAATCAGCTCGCCGATGGTGGTTTTGTTAGACATGACGTGCATTGCCTCCAGAAACATCGATGTGACTGCCCGTCGTGTAGGACGACTGAGCGGTGGCCAGATAAAAGAGTGCCTGCGCCGCTTCTTCGGGACGTCCGAAGCGGCCGAGCGGAATGTTCTTCCTGCGCGCGAGTTCGCCGGTCCAGTCTTCCCAGCTTTGACCCGGCTGCGCCTGGGTTTCGAAACGGCGGCGCCATTGCCCCGACTCGACGATGCCGATCAAAATCGAATTCACGCGAATCCGCTGCGGCGCGAGTTCACCAGCCAGCGACTTGATGAGACTCAGCACGCCCGCGCGGGCCGACGAAGTCGCCACCATGTGCGGCTCCGGCTGCAACGCAAGCAGCGAGTTCACGCAGACGATCGACGCGTTGCCCGAGCCCGCGGCATCGCGCAGCATCGGCAGGAACGCGCGCGTCGGGCGAATGATGCTGAAGTACTTCAGGTCGAGTTCCTCGCGCCAGGCGTCGTCCGTGGTGTCGGCGAACGTCGAGACGCGGCCCTGGCCGGCGTTGTTCACCAGCATGTCGATGCGGCCAAAGCGCGTTTGCACCGCCTGCGCGAACGCGTTGACGTCGTCGCCGTCGAGCACGTCGCAGCGCGCCGCCAGCAGCTGAGCTTGCGGGAAGCGCTCGCGCAGCGCGCTTTCGGCGCACGCGAGACGCCCGCCGTCGCGGCCGCAGATCGCCACCGATGCGCCAGCCTGCAGAAAGAGTTCGGCCGTCGCGAGCCCGATGCCGGACGACCCGCCCGTCACCACTGCGACCTGTCCGGTCAAGTCGATTTGAATCATCAGATCCCCAATGCCTTCATGTACTGGCTTCTTGCCGGCGGCCGGTAGTTGAGCCGCTTCGAGAGTTCGTCGGCCGCGCGCCGGACCTTGTCGACGAGGCCGCTGTCGAGCAGCGACGCATCGATCTCAGGCCGCGGAATCGTCGTCGTAATGACCGCGACGATGCGGCCGGTGTCGTTGCGCACCGGCGCCGACACCACCGAAATACCGCGCTCGAACGACGACTCGCTGATCGCGAAGCCGCGAATTGCATCGTCGCGGATGCGCTCATAAAGCGCTTCGATCGTTTCCGGCGTGTGCTGCGTATAGCGTTCGAGCTTCGGCTCGGGATACAGCTCGCGCAGATCGTCGAGCGTGAAGTCGCCCATCAGCACCTGGCCGTGCGTCGTTGCATGAGCAGGCAGGCGCGTGCCGACGTTCACCTTCACCGAGCTGAAAATCGGCGCATGGCTTTGCGCCTTCGCAACGAAGACGACATCGCGTCCATCGCGGATCACGATGTGGCTCGTGAGGCCGGTTTCGTTGCGCAGCCCTTCGATGATCGGCAGACCAAGATCCGTCAATTCCAGCGAGCTCAGGTATTCAAAACCAAGGCGCAGCACGGCGACGCCCAGGCGATAGTTGCGATCGCGGTCGGCCCGCTCGAGAAAGCCCAGCGATTCGAGCGTCTGCAGCAGACGGAATACCGTCGTACGGGGAATGCCAAGACGCTTCGACAGTTCGGGCGCGCCGAGCACCGGCTCGCGTGGCGAAAATTCAGTGAGAATCCGCAGACCGCGTTCGAGACCCGGCACGCGATAGTTCGTATCGCTGCGGTCTTCGTCTGCTTCGCGGGCTGGATCCGTCATATCAGGGGTCATTCAGAGACTCCGTTGTCCAGCGTTTGCGGCGTTGACAACACCTGCTGCACCCGCACGGCAGAAGGTATCGAGGATGGCGTTGTACGCGGAGGGCGCTTCGATGTAGCCCGCGTGTCCGGCACGCGGCACGATCTGAAACGGCGCGCGTGCAAGCTGGGCGAGACGCTCGCAGGCAGCGGGCGGCGTGATGCTGTCTTCCGCGCCAACTGCCACGGCTACGCGACCGTCGAATGCGGCCAGATCGGAGGCGAGGTCGGCGTTGGCGAGCAGATGCGTCGCCTGCGCATAACCGTGCGGCACGACGCGCGACATGTTCCAGCGGACCCAGCTGCGTGCGGTGTCGTCGGCATACGCCGACAGCATGTTCGCGCTGCGCTTTTCAGCGAGGCCTGCGGGGCCGAGTTCGGCGAGCATCGCAAGACGCGCGTCACGCTTGGACGCACGCACCTCGGGCGACGCGGCACCATACCCGCCAGCGGGCGAAACCAGCAGCAGACCGGCAACCCGATGCGCGTTCGCCGCGGCGAATGCGCCCGCGACGATCGCGCCCAGCGAATGTCCGACCAGCATGCAACGCCCGATACCGAGCGCGTCGAGCCACGCCTTCAGCACGTTCGCGTAGTCTGAAGCGACCGGCGACGATGCGTCGACCGGCGTCGAAGCGCCATAACCGGGCGCATCCCACGCAAGGACGCGCCGGGTCGAACCGAGCCCTTCGAACTGCTGAACCCATGACGCCGCGCCCGAACCGATGCCATGCAGCAGCACGAGCGGCAACGCTTCAGTATTCGCAGCGCCCGCTTCGCGATAGCTCACGATGCGCTGTGCGGTGACGACCTGCTGCGCGGGAAACTGCGCGAGGCGCGTTTCGAGCGAAGCAGCAGATTGAGCGGTGACGGTGATGGCTTCTGACATGACTTCGATTGAAGGGTGCGGGTGACCTGGCGGGCGCGTGACTTAGCGCGTGACTGAGCTCTTGAGCTTCGCGAGCGGCGAATCCGGCGGATAGGTCGGCGTGATGGGCTTCGGCGAACCGAGCATCACGCACATCAGCGCGTCTTCCTCACCGATGTTCACTTCCGTGCGGTACACGCCGGGCGGCACCGAGATCAGATCGCGTTCACCGATCACGGATTCCCACGTTTCGCCGTCCTTCTCGCAGATCACCTTCATCTTTCCGCGCAGCACGAAGAAGATTTCCTCGACATCCATATGGATGTGGCTCGGGCCGATGTTGCCGGCCGGAATCACCATCGTCGAGAACGTGAAGCCGCCGGCCGGGACCGTGTTCACATCCTTCGCGACGCCCGTGCCGCCCGTGCCGACGTAGCGCATCTGCGCACGGCGGTACTTCGGGTCGTAGTCGGCCTGGAACCTCAGGGCGTCCCAGTCATAACGGCGGGTTTCAAGGCGCGCGACGCGGCTTTCCATCCACTGCGCAAAGCTCGCATCCGTAGGTTGGTCCCACGATTTGCGTTCGATATCTGCATCGGCCATCGATTTCTCCTTTCGATTCGACTGGGTCAATTCATCACAAAGCCGCCATTGACCGGCAACAACTGGCCAGTCACAAAGCGCGCGGCGTCGGACAACAGAAACAGGACCGGCCCCGTGACGTCGTCGGGAACCTGCGCGCGCGTCAGCGCGCGACCTTGTTTGTAGTATTCGTGGCGCTCGGCGGGCACATACGCCGTCGCCTCGACTTCGGTGAGCCCCGGCGCGATTGCGTTGACCGTAATGCCGTGAGCGCCGAATTCGCGTGCGAGCGAGTGCGTCATCGAAATCACCGCGCCCTTGCTCGCGACATAGGCGAGCAGCTTCGGCGCGCCCCACAGGGCGGTGTCCGACGCGATGTTCACAATGGCGCCGCGGCCCGAATCACGCAGATGCGGCAGCGCTGCGATGCTCGCGAGCCAGGTGCCGCGCACGTTCACATTCATCACCGCATCCCACGTTTCCGTGCTCAGTTCGGTTGCGAGCTTGCCGCCGGAATAGGTGATCGCCGCGTTGTTGATGAGGCCGTCGATGCCTCCCAAACGCTTCGCACCTTCGTCGACGAACGCCGTGATGGTTTGCGGTTGCGACAGATCGAGCGGCACGTACGACACGTCATGCCCCTGCTCGCACAGCGAGGCAGCGAGTGCGCGGCCTTCGTCGTGCAGCAGGTCGCCGAACACCACGCGGGCTCCCGCTGCGCCGAGCGCCGCGACGAACGCCGCGCCGAGCCCGCGCGCGCCACCCGTGACGAGTACGCGCCGGCCAGCCAGTGCCCCGGACGCAGCGTTATGCATGGCTATGTCCCGCGTGGCTGGCTTCGGTCGCGGCGCCTGCGAGCTGCACGCGGTGCGCATCAAGATCTACGAAGTGCTGTTGGGCACGTTGACGCAGCATGCGGCGCACGCGCGTCATGCCGACGTCGTGCTGATACAGGAATTCGTGATCGCGCGCATTCGGCGCCATGCTTTCGAGGACGTAGCGGTCCTGCTCGAGCACCGCCCAGTGCAGTCCTTCGAGGCGGTTGCGGTACATGAAGCGCCATGCGTCGCGCTGCCAGCCCGATACCTTGCGGGTGCGCCAGAAGTAGACCTGGCAGTTGTCTCCATCGGTAGGAACGGCGAAACCGATAATCCCGAAGTTGCCGCCCGGGCCGAACTTCTTCTTGTACGGAATCGCGAGGCGCATCCACAGGACACCGGTCTCGCCGAGCTCGACCCAGTCGAAGTTCACATCGCGCTGACCGACCTTTTCGAACATCAGACCGGTTTCGGTCTTGCGCACGCGCATGTCGGCCTGCTTGTCGCCTTCGGCCATCGAGTGCGACGTCGCGTGCAGATACGCGCCGTGCATCGGGTCCATCACGTTGTCGATAGCGTACTGATAGTTGCACTTCCAGTTCGACACGCAGAGGAAGCTCGCGTATTCCTCGCCGACCAGTTCTTCCGGCAGCGCGAGCGGCGTGGGTTCCTTGTGCGCGTCGTCGCCGAACCACAGGAAGATCGCGCCTGCGTGCTCTTCGACCGGATACGACTTCACGCACTTCTGCCCTTCAAGCGGACAGGCCGACACGGCCGGCACCTTGGCCACCGTGCCGCCACCGTCGATTTCGATGCCGTGATACCAGCAGGCGACGCTGCCGCCCAGGTTCCAGCCCAGCGACAGACGCGCGCCGCGGTGCGGGCAGCGATCTTCGAGTGCGTGGACGCGGCCTTCCTGATCGCGCCACAGCACGATCTGGTCGCCGAGGCGCGTGAGGCCGACCGGGGCGTTGCTGACCTGCCAGCTCGGTGCCACGGGATACCAGTAGTTGCGCAGGCCACGGTCGAGGTAAGCCTGGACCGGATCGACGGAATTTGCAGTTGTGGGGGACGTCATGAAAAGACTCCGGGTACGTGTTCTTTGAGACTTGATCGGGGCCGGCTTGCAGTGGACCAACCACCGGGGCAGGCCGAGACGGGCGTGAGCCCATCCCGTTCGTGCAGGTCGTTCTTTATTCAGCGAGCAGACGGAATTCGGCGGCGAGACGCTCGGCGTTCCATTGGCAGCCTTCCGGCGTGCGGAAACCGATACGGTTCAAACCGTCGACCACCTCGTCGAGCTCCACCGCGCCTGCTTCGAACACTTTTTCGAGCGCATCGCCGAAGTCGTTCTCGTACTGCGTCGGCTCGGCTTTGCGCGTTTGCCAGATGAAGTTTTCGGTTTCGCCCGGCTTCTCGATGACGCCCTTGCCGGCCACGTTGTTCGGCTGCGGCGCAAGCCACGGCTTGAGATGAGGATTGAAGTTCACGGCTACCTCTCGCATGTCATTCCACCTTGATCTGGATTTCTTCACCGGCGAGGCGCACCGCGTACATCTTCAGATCGCGGCCGCCCGGCTCTTTCAGACACTTGCCGGTCGGGATATGGAACACGGCTTCGTGCAGCGGACATTCGACGGTGTCGCCATCGATAAAGCCCTGCGTCAGCAACGCGTACGCATGAGGGCAGACGTTTTCGAGCGCATAAAGCTCGTCGCCCACCTTGTAGATGCCGATTTCGGTGCCGTCGAGTTTGTACTCGAGCGGTTCGTCATCGGACAGGTCGCCGGCATGTCCGGCACAGCGCCATTCTTCAGCCATTTCTCACCTTCTCCAGGACACTCATGTTCCATATAAGGAACATTAGTTTATGTATGGTCATTATAGAAGTCGGTCCGCGGCGACAAAATAGAAATCTGCCGTTTCCAGGGAAAACACCGAGTGCGCGTCTCGAAATTGGTAGGCGTGTGGTACGAAGAATCCCGCTTCTGGTTGCCGAAACGCCCACCGCCAAAGGCTTTGCGCTGATTACAGAGAAACCCTGAGCTCCGCCGACTAAGGGTTTTCACTATCGCGAAAAAGTATTTTGACCAACTCCGAGTATCTCTATACTTTCCATAGGCGATACATACGCCCATAGGTGGAACATAACAGCAGGGGCAACCTTGACGCAAGAGACCAGGGTCGCAGCCATTTAACGAAGGCTTGCTGGAGAAACCGGAGCAGGGCTCCGGCTATTCGTCATCCGATCAGGAGTACATAAAAGGTGAAACAGATCATCGCCGCGGGGTTGACCGGCATTTGCGCCATGTCCGGTGCCTGGGCACAAAGCAGTGTCACGCTGTACGGCAGCCTGGATGCCGGTATCGCGTACGTCAGCAATGTCGGAGGCAGTACGAAATGGATGGCGGAAAACGGCAACATGCAGCCGGACCGCTGGGGCCTGAAGGGTGTTGAAGATCTCGGCGGCGGTCTGAAGGCGGTCTTCCAGCTGGAGAACGGCTTCTCCACGACCACGGGTGCGTTCGCGGTGGCCAACACGATATTCAACCGGCAGGCGTATGTGGGGCTCAGTTCTGATCAGTTCGGCACGTTGACCTTCGGCCGCCAGACGCCGTTCAGCTTCGACGTGCTCGGCCCGCTCAGCACCGGGTATCTCGCAGCGAGCTGGTTTGCGTTCCACCCGGGCAATATCGACCAGCTCGCGGACACAGGCGTCGTGCCGTACAACAACTCGGGGAAATATCGTTCGCCGAGCTGGTACGGCGTAACGTTCGGCGCAATGATGGGCCTCGGCAACACGACCAACTTCGCGACCGGCCGCACGTGGAGTGTTGCGCTGAGCTATGCGAACGGCCCGCTGAAGGCGGGCGCGACGTATTCGAACGAGAACAACCGCTCACCGGCGATCGTGACAACCGGCATCACCACGTTCCAGGGGCAGCCGGCTGCAACCTACATGGCCGACAAGGTGGAGAACATGGGAGCCGGCTTGTCCTACCAGTTCGGCAACCTGCTCGTGCACGGCCTCTACACGCGCGTGAAGCTGCAATCGAATGGCTTCTCCGATACGTATCAGAGCTACGACGCCGGCGCGAACTACCAGTTCACGCCCGCGAACAGCGTCGGCGGCGGCGCGGCCACGACGACGCTGTCCGGCCGTCGCTGGACGCAGTTCATGATCGGCGATGTCTACGCGCTGTCGAAGTCGACGCAGGTTTATGTGAACGTGCTGTATCAGCATGCGAATGAAAATGCGCACGCTGCGTTCTTTACGGCGGGCGTGTCGAGCGGGCGTAACCAGACCATCGTCCTGACCGGCATCCACCACTCGTTCTGATGCCGCAACGCTGAATGATCAGGCAACCGGCGCGGTGCTGTATTTCAGCCTGCTGCGACCGGTTTGCCTTGCGCGTGCGCGACGGTTGGATCGTCCGCCTTCGCGCGGTAATTCAGGCGGGTCGACAGATCGACCGCCGCGCCGCACACCGCCGCGATGAGCGGCGCTCGTTCGCCCGCGCCGCCGATATCCGAGCGCGGCACCGTAGCGGTAATCGCCGCGACGATCTTACCCGACTGATCGCGCACCGGCGCGCTTACCACCGAAATGCCCCGTTCGAACGACGCTTCACTCAGCGCAAAGCCAAGCGCCGCACTTTCGCGCACGCGTTCGTATAGCTCGTCGACGGTGCCCGGCGTGCGTTCGGTAAAGCGCTCGAGCTGCTGCTCCGGATAGAGCGCGCGCAACTCGTCGAGCGTGAGGTCGCCCATCAGTACCTGGCCGTGCACCGTCGCGTGTGCGGGCAGGCGTGTGCCGACATGGACCTTCACCGAGCTGAACATCGGATCGTGCGTCTGCGCCTTCGCAACGAAGACGACGTCGCGCCCGTCGCGGATCAGCAGGTGCGTGCTCAGGCCCGTGGCATCGCGCAGCCGCTCGAGCACCGGAGTGCCGAAGTCGGTCAGTTCCAGCGAACTCAGGTATTCGAAGCCGAGCCGCAACACCGCGACGCCCAGCCGGAAATGCCGGTCGCCGTGGGCACGTTCGAGAAAACCCAGCGCTTCGAGCGTCTGCAGCAAACGGAACGTCGTGGTGCGTGGAATGCCGATGCGCTTCGACAGCTCCGGTGCGCCCAGTACCGACTCGCGCGCCGAAAATTCCGCGAGGATGCGCAGGCCGCGTTCGAGGCCCGGCACGAGATAGGTGGCAGGCGACGCGTTGTCGTCGTCGGTTGCTTCGATGGATTCCACGGATGCCACGACCTCATCGTCGGCGGTCAGGCTGTCGCCGCGCGGCCCCACGCTCTTGCGTCCCGCTCCTGTCTTGTCTTCTTTTGCCATGTCCGGCTTTCATATTGCTGATGGTTCGTAGATCAGCATGATAGCGCGAAGCACGCCGGGAAAATCCGCCGGGGCAGCCGCGGGAGGCCGCCCTACCTGAGGTCTTTCACCAGCGAAGCCCGAACGCTCGAGTCGATCGTGTGAACCGGCACCGGGTAGTTCGGATGATCGCTGCCGATCTGCAACGCCGCACCGTCCCGCAGGCGCGCCTTCATCGACGGCGTCAGCTCGAAGCGCACAAAGTGCACCGCAGACGTCTTTTCTTCGTTCTCGCGCTCCAGATCTTCATCGGCGATGGCATACACCGGGGGCTCGCCGTCGACCTGCAGGAATACGCGATCCTCGATGCCGATCAGCCGCCCCAAGGCCGCGCGCCGTTCGATCTCGTTTTCATACTCGATCTGCATGGTCGCTTTCAGGTTGCTGCCGTCGGGCACGAGCGGCAGGTAAGCATCGAGTTCGCCCTGAATGCCCTCTTCGTCGAAGATTTTCTCGATGTGAAGCATTTCCTGGATCTGATAGCGAATCGTCGTCTCGTCTTCGAACAGGAACGTCACGTGGTTGCCGAGCGGGACGGTGCGCAGTTTCTTGTGTTCGATCACCTGCTCGCGCAGCGTTTCGCGCGACTTCGCGTACATTTCAAGCGACAGCAACGAGTTGCGGGCGATGCTCATGGCGCTTTCCTTGCGTTTGCGGTGTTGTTGGGGTGCCTGCGGTTTGCGGTGTCAGATGCCATAGGCCTTGCGCAGCAGCGTCAATGGATGCGCGAGCGTTGCCCGGCGTGATCCGCTTTCGTCCATACCCTGTTCGATGTGATGTCCCGCCAGCTGGCAATCCGACGAGATGTAATCGGGCTCGGGCTGCGCCATCGCCTTGAAGACCGGCTTGCCAATCTTCATCGCCATGGCGTGAAACTCCTTCTTCACGCCAAACGTTCCGGCATGACCGGAGCAACGTTCGACGACGTCGATCTGCGTGTCCGGCACGAGCTTCAGTGTTTCGAAAGTCTTGCGGCCAATGTTCTGCACGCGAGCGTGACACGGCACGTGATACGACACCTTGCCGAGCGCGCTCTTGAAGTCCGTCTTGAACAGCCCGTCGCGATGCCGCGCGACGAAGTACTCGAAGGGATCCCAGAATGCTTCACTGACCGCGCGCACGTCCTCGTCGTCAGGGAACATCAACGGCAGTTCGTGCTTGTACATCAGCACGCAGCTCGGTATGGCGCCGATGATCGCGTAGCCTTCGCGCGCGTACCTCGCAAGCACGGGCATGTTCCTCTCTTTCTTGGCCGCGACGCCTTGCAGGTTGCCCTGCTCGAGCAGCGGCATGCCGCAGCATGCCTCGCTCGCGACCAGTTCGTACGGAATGTCGTTGTGCGCCAGCACGGCGAGCAGATCGTGGCCGATGCCCGGCTCGTTGAAATTCACATAGCAGGTGGCGTAAATCGCGACCTTACCGGGCGTGCGCTCGCCGTCGCGAACCTGCGCAGCCTGCGATTTCTTCGCCGAGCTGCGGAACTTGTGCGCCGCGAAATCGGGCAGCCACGCATCCTTGTCCACGCCGAGCGCTTTTTCCATTACGCCGCGTGCCACCGCGGTGTGATTCACCGCGTTAACCGTCTGCGTGACGATGGGAATGCCCGCGAAGTGACCGAGCGCGTCGGTGTTGGAGAGAAATTTGTCCCGTATCGGCACGTCGCCGCGCCGGTAGTTGACGGCCTTGGCGCGCAGCATCAGATGGGGAAAATCCACGTTCCACGGATGCGGCGGCACATATGGGCATTTCGTCATGTAGCACAGATCGCACAGATAACACTGGTCGACGACCTTGCCGAATTGTCGTTTATCGACATCGTGCGCTTCGCCGCTATCGGTTTCATCGACGAGATCGAACAACGCCGGAAACGCGCCGCACAGCGACACGCAACGCCGGCATCCGGCACAGATATCGAACACGCGCGCCAACTCCGTGTCGAGCGAGTTCTGATCGTAAAACCCGTCCGAGAGCCAGTCGAGCGGGTGACGGGTGGGCGCCTCGAGACTGCCTTCCTTGTGGGGCATGGCATCAGGCTCCTGTGCGAAGACGATGCAGTGGGTCGAAGTTCAGACGAACAAATGCTGCACCGCGCAGCACGCGGTGCAGCCACTCGATGGGCGCAGCCGGCAAATGAAAGCCGCAGGCAGTACGGCCTGCCAGCCTCAGCGCGTGGACGACGCCAACGCGCCCCCGACCCGGTCAACGCGAGTCGTCTTTTACCGCCCCACCGTGACGCGCTAGTCGGAGAGTACTTCGAGCGCCTTCGTATAGCGGTTGGCGTGGCTGCGCTCGGCTTTCGCCAGCGTTTCGAACCAGTTCGCGATTTCGTCGAAGCCTTCTTCGCGCGCCGCTTTCGCCATACCCGGGTACATGTCCGTGTATTCGTGCGTTTCGCCAGCGATCGCCGCCTGCAGATTCAGACGCGACGAGCCGATCGGCAAGCCAGTAGCGGGATCGCCGACCGCTTCCAGATATTCGAGGTGACCGTGTGCGTGACCGGTTTCCCCTTCCGCCGTTGAGCGGAACAGCGCGGCGACGTCGTTCTGTCCCTCCACGTCCGCCTTCGCAGCAAAGTATAGATAGCGGCGGTTCGCCTGGGATTCGCCGGCAAACGCGAACTTCAGATTCTCTTCGGTCTTCGAACCTTTCAGTTGTGACATCTGAACCTCCATCCAGCCTGGATTGTGGGCGCGCGAATGGACGAGCAATCGTCTCTGTGAGCGCACGGCAGCACGCGCGCGTCTGAACCGTGCCTTCTTAATCTAGAAGCTGTGGAACCTGTTCCCCAATTGTGTTTTTCAATGCCTTCGATAGTCGATTGTGTGCTTTTTGCCGCGCTTGTGGTGAATTTCCGGGCGGGTTCTACAAATTGTTGTGCTGCAGCACGGCGGCGCTACTGCGCAATCCGTTACATCTGTCGTGCCGAAGTTTCGGGAACGTCTTGCATAAGCAATGCTCCGACATAGACTAGTTAGGCCTTTCTGTTTTTTTTTGCCGGAGCCGGTTATGCGTCTCACCATTTTGATTAACGGGTCCGATCCCACCGTGAATCATGACTACGCTGTGCTATGGCTTGATATCGATCAGCATCGGTGGTCGAGAGAATCACACCAGGGGATCGACATTCCACCATGGGGCGAATTGCGCGACGTCGATGGCGTCACGATGCTCTGCGCGCCCAGCACGGATGCGCCGCTTTGTACGCTGCGCGGTTTGCATGTCGACCGGAAACAGCGTGTAAGCGCGGCGCAGGGATCGGCAGCGTGGTCCTCGCCCAAAGCTCGCGCACCGACGAACGGATACTGGCGGCTGCAGGCTGTCGACAGACAACCCGTGCACGCCGAGCATGGCGTCTTCGATGGCTGAGTTGCCGCGCTTTTTTGCGGGGCGTGCCTGGTTTCGTCGGCACGCCCTTTTTGCGTGTGGAGGAATCAGCGGCTCGCGCCGTCGAACGGTGTCGGATGCAGCGCGTCGAGGTCGATACCGTCCAGATAGCGCACGTTGATCGCAGCGGTTTTCGTTCCATCCGGCGCCGTACCGAAAGCAAAAGCTTCGACTCCGCATACCGTACAGAAGCGATGCCGAATCGCATACTTGTTGAACAGATATTCACGGGTCGCGTTTTCGGCCGCCGCCAGG
The DNA window shown above is from Paraburkholderia sp. BL10I2N1 and carries:
- a CDS encoding SDR family oxidoreductase, which gives rise to MIQIDLTGQVAVVTGGSSGIGLATAELFLQAGASVAICGRDGGRLACAESALRERFPQAQLLAARCDVLDGDDVNAFAQAVQTRFGRIDMLVNNAGQGRVSTFADTTDDAWREELDLKYFSIIRPTRAFLPMLRDAAGSGNASIVCVNSLLALQPEPHMVATSSARAGVLSLIKSLAGELAPQRIRVNSILIGIVESGQWRRRFETQAQPGQSWEDWTGELARRKNIPLGRFGRPEEAAQALFYLATAQSSYTTGSHIDVSGGNARHV
- a CDS encoding IclR family transcriptional regulator produces the protein MTPDMTDPAREADEDRSDTNYRVPGLERGLRILTEFSPREPVLGAPELSKRLGIPRTTVFRLLQTLESLGFLERADRDRNYRLGVAVLRLGFEYLSSLELTDLGLPIIEGLRNETGLTSHIVIRDGRDVVFVAKAQSHAPIFSSVKVNVGTRLPAHATTHGQVLMGDFTLDDLRELYPEPKLERYTQHTPETIEALYERIRDDAIRGFAISESSFERGISVVSAPVRNDTGRIVAVITTTIPRPEIDASLLDSGLVDKVRRAADELSKRLNYRPPARSQYMKALGI
- a CDS encoding SDR family oxidoreductase, with protein sequence MHNAASGALAGRRVLVTGGARGLGAAFVAALGAAGARVVFGDLLHDEGRALAASLCEQGHDVSYVPLDLSQPQTITAFVDEGAKRLGGIDGLINNAAITYSGGKLATELSTETWDAVMNVNVRGTWLASIAALPHLRDSGRGAIVNIASDTALWGAPKLLAYVASKGAVISMTHSLAREFGAHGITVNAIAPGLTEVEATAYVPAERHEYYKQGRALTRAQVPDDVTGPVLFLLSDAARFVTGQLLPVNGGFVMN
- a CDS encoding thiamine pyrophosphate-binding protein, which gives rise to MSNKTTIGELIAAFLEQCGVRTAFGVISIHNMPILDAIGRRGNIRYVGARGEAGAVNMADGLARVSGSLGVAFTSTGTAAGNAAGALVEALTAGTAMLHITGQIETEYLDQDLAYIHEAPDQLSMLQSISKAAFRVRSVETALPTIREAVRVAHTAPSGPVSVEIPIDIQAALADWPEDMTAPHVTTLTHDDARVEKLAQALTNAKRPLLWLGGGTRHARSAVERLVALGFGVVTSVQGRGVLPEDHPATLGAFNVHPAVESFYKTCDALVVVGSRLRGNETLKYKLALPQPLYRIDADALADNRGYRNDLFVHGDAAAVLDALATRLEGKLKVDPSFAGDLAAARETAVAETAKGLGPYRQLVESLQRLVGRDYNWVRDVTISNSTWGNRMLKIFTPRAGVHALGGGIGQGMQMAIGAALAESASKTVCLVGDGGLMVNVGELATAVQENANVMIVLMNDQCYGVIRNIQDAQYGGRRYYVDLHQPDFSQFCASLGLTHYRLSSLNQADDIIRQGLDKVGPVLVEVDMKSVGSFTTAFAGPPVKKEEPEHA
- a CDS encoding aromatic ring-hydroxylating dioxygenase subunit alpha, translated to MTSPTTANSVDPVQAYLDRGLRNYWYPVAPSWQVSNAPVGLTRLGDQIVLWRDQEGRVHALEDRCPHRGARLSLGWNLGGSVACWYHGIEIDGGGTVAKVPAVSACPLEGQKCVKSYPVEEHAGAIFLWFGDDAHKEPTPLALPEELVGEEYASFLCVSNWKCNYQYAIDNVMDPMHGAYLHATSHSMAEGDKQADMRVRKTETGLMFEKVGQRDVNFDWVELGETGVLWMRLAIPYKKKFGPGGNFGIIGFAVPTDGDNCQVYFWRTRKVSGWQRDAWRFMYRNRLEGLHWAVLEQDRYVLESMAPNARDHEFLYQHDVGMTRVRRMLRQRAQQHFVDLDAHRVQLAGAATEASHAGHSHA
- a CDS encoding recombinase-like helix-turn-helix domain-containing protein, with the protein product MREVAVNFNPHLKPWLAPQPNNVAGKGVIEKPGETENFIWQTRKAEPTQYENDFGDALEKVFEAGAVELDEVVDGLNRIGFRTPEGCQWNAERLAAEFRLLAE
- a CDS encoding non-heme iron oxygenase ferredoxin subunit; its protein translation is MAEEWRCAGHAGDLSDDEPLEYKLDGTEIGIYKVGDELYALENVCPHAYALLTQGFIDGDTVECPLHEAVFHIPTGKCLKEPGGRDLKMYAVRLAGEEIQIKVE
- a CDS encoding cupin domain-containing protein, coding for MADADIERKSWDQPTDASFAQWMESRVARLETRRYDWDALRFQADYDPKYRRAQMRYVGTGGTGVAKDVNTVPAGGFTFSTMVIPAGNIGPSHIHMDVEEIFFVLRGKMKVICEKDGETWESVIGERDLISVPPGVYRTEVNIGEEDALMCVMLGSPKPITPTYPPDSPLAKLKSSVTR
- a CDS encoding alpha/beta fold hydrolase, with product MSEAITVTAQSAASLETRLAQFPAQQVVTAQRIVSYREAGAANTEALPLVLLHGIGSGAASWVQQFEGLGSTRRVLAWDAPGYGASTPVDASSPVASDYANVLKAWLDALGIGRCMLVGHSLGAIVAGAFAAANAHRVAGLLLVSPAGGYGAASPEVRASKRDARLAMLAELGPAGLAEKRSANMLSAYADDTARSWVRWNMSRVVPHGYAQATHLLANADLASDLAAFDGRVAVAVGAEDSITPPAACERLAQLARAPFQIVPRAGHAGYIEAPSAYNAILDTFCRAGAAGVVNAANAGQRSL